Genomic window (Drosophila ananassae strain 14024-0371.13 chromosome 3L, ASM1763931v2, whole genome shotgun sequence):
ATGTAACTCAATTTCTCTTAACTTAAACGATGCCATTCCAACCATAATCTTACTTTAACGACTAAGTTCTTATTACCATCGATCGATGCTGTCAATTACCAAGTAACACACTTTTGAATTTAATCTGCGGATCCGTTATTGTTGCACTCTTAATTAACCCTTAACGAGACTGTTGATGAAATGTTTGATTTTAATGTTGTGTTGAGTGAATCACATTAAAGTACTTAATTTATGTTCATTGTGCGAGTTTTTCATTTGTAAATTCATTCGACAAAGCGGTAATCGCAAAAGTAGACTCGGCAGgcaatttatttacaattttggttaattgTACTAACAAGGGATTTAACTTCTTTGTCGTCAAAGAAATGTACAAATACACGTTCAACTTAAATCTCTAAAACGACTACAATTCTAGGGGTTATGCATGGGCTTGTGATTTAGAAACCATCAGGATCTGTTTGAGGTAAGCACATGGGACCGAATCGAGGGCGGTCCGTTCCGCCGGCGCACTTCCTGGATGAACGCGTTCTCCATTTGGTCACAGATGAGGTCAAAGAAGATATTGGCCACATTGCTGTGCAACAGTGATTTAAACTCGAAAGTTACTTTAAAGTCCAGTACGCAGGAGTCGGGTATGTCCTTTAGGCCGGGACTGAAGCGCCACTCGTTCAGCAGGTAGTTGAAAAGTCGTCCATCATGGCACTCCGATCTGACCAATTGCGGCGGGTTCAAGGAGACCCGAGACGTGTAGGCCTCGTTAAGGGGCGGAAAACCAACAATTAAGTCCGCCTTGAACCCAGAGTTGTCCTGAGTGTGCACATCCGACCGCTTTACATATGGCACAAATCGGTAATAGTTGCTCACATCGGACACCACGTCGTACATTTCCTGCATGGAGTACCTAAAACAGAGAAACGGTGTAAAAGTGTCAGATCATCCAGCGCAGATTCTGCGCCGAACACATACCCCACGAGTTCCTTCTTGGTGTACCGTCGGTTCTTGTTGCGGAGGTCATTGAAAGTTATGTAGGACCTGTGTGTGCTGCTGCCGAAATTGTGCTGCTGGGAACCTCTGCAACGAAAGAAGCAGCCAAAGCACAAAAGAACTCGGTCAATTTTGATATTAAGAATATTACAGGCGTGCCGCCCGTCAGGGTTATGTAATTTACGTTTACCTGCTGACCTTATTTCAATCAAGGGCCTTAGAATTCTGACATCTAGGGCTTTCAGTGTGCTTCCCTTTAGCATTTTCGGCAATGATGCTGAGTCGGGATAGGTGaaactaataaatatttagGTCTTGTCGATCCACGACGCTTCCTCGAAAGCAGATGTGCAACAGCTGATCGCAGTGCTGCCAGACTTTCGTGAATCCAAATAACGAAACCGCCAattttacatacatatgtatgtatatgtacatAAGAAACCACCACTGTCTGTATACCGAGTTCCTTTTGCCAGTCAAATCCTTCACAATGGTTCACCTGATAGCAGCTTTAGAAGCCCAGAATAAAGAACTACTAGATGCCCTAACACTATGTAGAAAGGAAGCTACTATTGCTAGCAATGAAGCACAACACTTCAAAGAATTATATGAGCAATTGAAGGCTGAAAAGGACTTACGCGAAAAACTCGAAAAAGACAAGTACACCATCCCCAGCATAGATAAGGCCGTTGCGTATTTGCAAATAAGGGCTGTCGGCAAGATCATAGATGAAACATATACCGCGTACTGTGGTGCCATCCTACGGCAATACCTGTCTAAAAGGAAACGGGTGCCCATTATGGTCGAAAGCGCTATTGTCAATGGTGCGCTGGCAATGCACTTCTCCACAATTAACATAGTCACTGAATGGGACATGCATTCCGCTATGCAATTCAAACGCAGATTAACACCCCGATCGATATTCGTAGCTATTTTTAAACTGATCATTACGGCGTTGGTTATTACGGTTATTATCAATCTATTCTGATTCCTACAGAGTGTTATTAATACAGTCCAGCAATACAATCGATCAAATCTTTGCCAAGTTCAAGCTCAAACTTGCTCCATGGGACTATGAAGAGTCGTGGCATCGTGGACAGTACCAGCAAACGGAAAAACAACGTGTATATGTGTAACTTCTGTCACAAGACCTTGGATCACAATAAAACACCATACTTATTTTCTTAGCTGTATATTTTCACATGATGGTACAAAGGCTGCGATCCTCTTCCTGCGGCGGGACTTGCCCAGAGAGCTCCTTTTGCTTTATCTCGAGATATGTGTTCTCATTGCGTTTCTCCATCCAATCGGGCAGCGGTGCAGCCCAGTCCTCTGGAGGCACTTTACGTTTCTGCCAGGTGTCGTTGGCAAAGTGGGCGCGCAGCCGAGTCAGGCGGCGTTGCTCTTCGCTCTTAACCACGGCAGCTCCCGCCGCCACGTCGTTTCCGTTCGACTGCTGAAAGCGTTCACAGTTCCTGTAATCCGTCAGCCACTGCGAGCAGTCAGTATCTTTGCCAAAGATGAAGTACTGGTGAAAGCGAGCCTTGAAACTCGTGCAATCGTCGTACTCATCCTTATACAAGTGGCACGGCCGTATCTGAAAAGCGGATTAATGAGGTCCGGGTGAAGTTAAGCCAAATATTACTTACCGCCCAAGCATCTTCCAATTTGGTATTCGAGTTGTTCGATTTTAAGTCAGCTTTGTCCGATTCTTTGGCCATTttaattacataaaaaattattttgagttGCCCGTAGGAACAGCTGATTTCTGTTTATAAATGAAACAGTGATGCCACTCCGCTGAAAAGGTTTTACCGTTACGTTTAAAAATATGTGAATGTTAGCTCTTCAGGATGGGCTTCTTAATTTCCTCGATGACGCACAGATAAGAGGCCGAGAAGATACATAGGTATCTACATATATGATGTAACTCAAAAGCCGCCAATTAAGATCGTTGACCAAATTGAATAGAACGGAGCACCGATCTTCGGAGTATCCGCCAATCCAAAAGTGAACTTAAGCAGATAAAATACGTCTTTTTAAGAAAAAGAGGTTGTATATACTTTTCAAATATATCCTTTAATACCAAATAATTGCACaattaataatgaaaattgttaGCAACTGGTGTTGCAGCAACTATGCATGTATTACGACTTTATCAATATGAATGTTTTAACCCAGTAGGTGAAAATGGGCTCAATTGTTTCTTCTGTCGAACTTATTCAAAGAATCCTTCAAGAGTTT
Coding sequences:
- the LOC6493928 gene encoding coenzyme Q-binding protein COQ10, mitochondrial isoform X2 gives rise to the protein MLKGSTLKALDVRILRPLIEIRGSQQHNFGSSTHRSYITFNDLRNKNRRYTKKELVGYSMQEMYDVVSDVSNYYRFVPYVKRSDVHTQDNSGFKADLIVGFPPLNEAYTSRVSLNPPQLVRSECHDGRLFNYLLNEWRFSPGLKDIPDSCVLDFKVTFEFKSLLHSNVANIFFDLICDQMENAFIQEVRRRNGPPSIRSHVLTSNRS
- the LOC6493928 gene encoding coenzyme Q-binding protein COQ10, mitochondrial isoform X1, which codes for MLKGSTLKALDVRILRPLIEIRSAGKRKLHNPDGRHACNILNIKIDRVLLCFGCFFRCRGSQQHNFGSSTHRSYITFNDLRNKNRRYTKKELVGYSMQEMYDVVSDVSNYYRFVPYVKRSDVHTQDNSGFKADLIVGFPPLNEAYTSRVSLNPPQLVRSECHDGRLFNYLLNEWRFSPGLKDIPDSCVLDFKVTFEFKSLLHSNVANIFFDLICDQMENAFIQEVRRRNGPPSIRSHVLTSNRS
- the LOC6493927 gene encoding UPF0545 protein C22orf39 homolog; this encodes MAKESDKADLKSNNSNTKLEDAWAIRPCHLYKDEYDDCTSFKARFHQYFIFGKDTDCSQWLTDYRNCERFQQSNGNDVAAGAAVVKSEEQRRLTRLRAHFANDTWQKRKVPPEDWAAPLPDWMEKRNENTYLEIKQKELSGQVPPQEEDRSLCTIM